One window of Pseudomonas sp. FP198 genomic DNA carries:
- a CDS encoding NAD(P)-dependent oxidoreductase produces MKILVTGASGFIGGRFARFALEQGLDVRVNGRRAESVEHLVRRGAEFIQGDLSESMLAVDLCRDIDAVVHCAGSVGLWGRYQDFHQGNVQLTENIVEACLKQKVRRLVHLSSPSIYFDGRDHLGLTEEQVPKRFKHPYAATKYLAEQKVFGAQEFGLEVLALRPRFVTGAGDMSIFPRLLKMQRKGRLAIVGNGLNKVDFTSMQNLNEALLSSLLATGSALGKAYNISNGAPVPLWDVVNYVMRQMEVPQVRRYRSYGLAYSVAAMNEGFCALWPGRPEPTLSRLGMQVMNRNFTLDIGRARHYLDYDPQVSLWAALDEFCAWWRVQYAR; encoded by the coding sequence ATGAAGATTCTGGTCACCGGCGCAAGCGGCTTCATCGGCGGACGCTTCGCGCGTTTCGCCCTTGAGCAGGGCCTGGATGTACGGGTCAACGGCCGTCGGGCCGAAAGCGTCGAGCATCTGGTGCGGCGTGGCGCCGAGTTCATCCAGGGCGACCTCAGCGAGTCGATGCTGGCCGTCGATCTGTGTCGCGATATCGATGCCGTGGTGCATTGCGCCGGCTCGGTGGGGCTTTGGGGGCGCTATCAGGACTTTCACCAGGGCAACGTCCAGCTCACCGAAAACATCGTCGAGGCGTGCCTCAAGCAAAAGGTCCGGCGATTGGTGCACCTCTCCTCACCGTCGATCTATTTTGATGGCCGTGACCACTTGGGACTGACCGAAGAGCAGGTGCCCAAACGTTTCAAGCATCCCTACGCCGCCACCAAGTACCTGGCCGAACAGAAGGTCTTCGGCGCCCAGGAGTTCGGCCTGGAGGTGTTGGCGCTGCGGCCGCGCTTCGTCACTGGCGCCGGTGACATGAGCATTTTTCCGCGCTTGCTCAAGATGCAGCGCAAAGGGCGACTGGCGATTGTCGGCAACGGCTTGAACAAGGTCGATTTCACCAGCATGCAGAACCTCAACGAAGCACTGCTCAGCAGCCTGCTGGCCACCGGTTCGGCCCTGGGCAAGGCCTACAACATCAGTAACGGGGCGCCCGTTCCGTTGTGGGACGTAGTCAATTATGTAATGCGGCAGATGGAAGTCCCGCAAGTCAGGCGTTACCGCTCCTACGGGCTGGCCTACAGCGTGGCGGCCATGAACGAAGGATTCTGCGCATTATGGCCGGGGCGCCCGGAGCCGACGTTGTCGCGCCTTGGCATGCAGGTGATGAACAGGAATTTCACCCTGGACATCGGTCGGGCCCGGCATTATCTCGATTACGATCCGCAAGTCAGCCTGTGGGCCGCGCTCGATGAATTTTGCGCCTGGTGGCGCGTCCAATATGCCCGCTGA
- a CDS encoding LysR family transcriptional regulator ArgP: protein MLMFDYKLLSALAAIVEQAGFERAAQVLGLSQSAISQRIKLLEARVGQPVLVRVTPPVPTEIGRRLLNHVQQVRLLERDLQSLVPALDEAGLPERLRIALNADSLATWWAGAVGAFCAERQLLLDLVVEDQNVGLKRMRAGEVAACVCASERPVAGARSVLLGAMRYRALASPAFVARHFPGGVHADQLARTPALVFGPDDFLQHRYLASLGIEGGFEHHLCPSSEGFIRLAEAGLGWGLVPELQVREQLARGVLVELLPDKPIDVPLYWHHWRNGGQLLGLLTDQLIQASRQWLVPLA from the coding sequence ATACTGATGTTCGACTACAAACTGCTGTCTGCCCTGGCGGCCATTGTCGAGCAGGCCGGATTCGAGCGTGCCGCCCAGGTGCTGGGACTGTCGCAGTCGGCCATCTCCCAGCGGATCAAGCTTTTGGAAGCGCGTGTCGGCCAGCCCGTGCTGGTACGTGTCACACCGCCGGTGCCCACCGAAATCGGCCGACGCTTGCTCAACCATGTGCAACAGGTTCGTTTGCTTGAACGCGACCTGCAAAGCCTGGTCCCGGCGCTGGACGAGGCCGGGTTGCCGGAGCGCCTGCGAATTGCCCTGAACGCCGACAGCCTGGCTACCTGGTGGGCCGGTGCGGTGGGGGCGTTCTGTGCCGAGCGGCAGTTGCTGTTGGACCTGGTGGTGGAAGACCAGAACGTCGGCCTCAAGCGCATGCGCGCCGGGGAGGTGGCGGCCTGCGTCTGCGCCAGCGAACGGCCGGTGGCCGGCGCTCGCAGCGTATTGCTCGGGGCGATGCGCTACCGGGCGCTTGCCAGCCCTGCGTTCGTCGCCCGGCACTTCCCCGGCGGGGTGCACGCCGATCAGTTGGCTCGCACGCCGGCCCTGGTGTTCGGCCCGGATGATTTCCTGCAACACCGTTACCTGGCTTCCCTCGGTATCGAGGGCGGTTTCGAGCACCATCTGTGCCCGTCGTCCGAAGGTTTCATCCGTCTCGCTGAAGCGGGGCTTGGCTGGGGACTGGTGCCGGAACTGCAAGTGCGCGAGCAACTGGCGCGGGGCGTGCTGGTGGAGTTGTTGCCTGACAAGCCGATTGATGTGCCGCTGTACTGGCATCATTGGCGCAATGGCGGACAGTTGCTCGGTCTGTTGACCGACCAACTGATTCAGGCGTCCCGGCAGTGGCTGGTGCCGTTGGCCTGA
- a CDS encoding LysE/ArgO family amino acid transporter, producing MWQSYVNGLLVALGLIMAIGTQNAFVLAQSLRREHHLPVAALCIICDALLVAAGVFGLATLLAQSPLLLSIARWGGAAFLLWYGTLALRRACSKQSLQRDEKQAARSLGTVLLSALAVTLLNPHVYLDTVLLIGSLGAQQSMPGAYVMGAASASLLWFSTLAIGAAWLAPWLARPGTWRILDLLVALMMFTVALQLIVSG from the coding sequence ATGTGGCAAAGTTATGTGAACGGGCTGCTGGTCGCCCTCGGGTTGATCATGGCCATTGGCACGCAGAACGCTTTCGTGCTCGCCCAGAGCTTGCGCCGCGAGCACCATTTGCCGGTGGCCGCCTTGTGCATCATCTGCGATGCATTGCTGGTCGCCGCCGGAGTGTTCGGCCTGGCGACGCTGTTGGCGCAAAGCCCGTTGCTGCTTTCAATCGCACGCTGGGGCGGCGCCGCGTTTCTGCTCTGGTACGGTACCCTGGCGCTGCGCCGCGCCTGTTCGAAACAGAGCCTGCAACGCGATGAAAAACAGGCCGCGCGTTCACTGGGAACGGTCCTGCTGAGCGCACTCGCGGTCACGCTGCTCAATCCCCACGTGTATCTCGACACCGTGTTGCTGATCGGCTCCCTCGGCGCCCAGCAGAGCATGCCCGGCGCCTACGTCATGGGGGCGGCCAGTGCCTCGCTGCTGTGGTTTTCGACCCTGGCCATCGGCGCCGCATGGCTGGCTCCCTGGCTGGCCCGACCCGGTACCTGGCGGATACTGGACCTGCTGGTGGCGCTGATGATGTTCACCGTGGCGCTGCAATTGATCGTCTCGGGCTGA
- a CDS encoding superoxide dismutase, which translates to MAFELPPLPYPHDALQPHISKETLEYHHDKHHNTYVVNLNNLVPGTEFEGKTLEEIVKTSSGGIFNNAAQVWNHTFYWNCLAPNAGGQPTGALAEAINAAFGSFDKFKEEFSKTSIGTFGSGWGWLVKKADGSLALASTIGAGNPLTSGDTPLLTCDVWEHAYYIDYRNVRPKYVEAFWNLVNWKFVAEQFEGKTFTA; encoded by the coding sequence ATGGCTTTCGAATTGCCGCCGCTGCCCTATCCTCACGATGCACTGCAGCCGCACATCTCCAAAGAAACTCTGGAGTACCACCACGACAAGCACCACAACACCTATGTCGTGAACCTGAACAACCTGGTGCCTGGCACCGAGTTCGAAGGCAAGACCCTGGAAGAAATCGTCAAGACTTCCTCGGGCGGTATCTTCAACAACGCCGCTCAGGTCTGGAACCACACCTTCTACTGGAACTGCCTGGCGCCAAATGCCGGCGGTCAACCAACCGGCGCCCTGGCTGAAGCCATCAACGCAGCCTTCGGTTCGTTCGACAAGTTCAAGGAAGAATTCAGCAAGACTTCCATCGGCACCTTCGGTTCCGGCTGGGGCTGGCTGGTGAAAAAGGCCGACGGCTCCCTGGCCCTGGCCAGCACCATCGGCGCCGGCAACCCGCTGACCAGCGGCGACACTCCGCTGCTGACCTGCGACGTCTGGGAACACGCCTACTACATCGACTACCGCAACGTTCGTCCGAAGTACGTCGAAGCGTTCTGGAACCTGGTCAACTGGAAGTTCGTGGCTGAGCAGTTCGAAGGCAAGACCTTTACTGCGTAA
- a CDS encoding bifunctional diguanylate cyclase/phosphodiesterase, translating into MKLELKNSLSVKLLRVVLLSALIVGVVLSCAQIVFDAYKTNRAVADDAQRILDMFRDPSTQAVYSLDREMGMQVIEGLFQDEAVRMASIGHPHETMLAEKTRPLQHSESRWLTDLILGQERTFTTQLVGRGPYSEYYGDLSITLDTATYGQGFIVSSVIIFISGMLRALAMGLVLYLVYHWLLTKPLSRIIQHLTEINPDRPSAHKIPQLRGHEQNELGLWINTANQLLESIERNTHLRHEAENSLLRMAQYDFLTGLPNRQQLQQQLDKILVDAGRLQRRVAVLCVGLDDFKGINEQFSYQTGDQLLLALADRLRAHSGRLGALARLGGDQFALVQADIEQPYEAAELAQSILDDLEAPFILDEQGIRLRATIGITLFPEDGDSTEKLLQKAEQTMTLAKTRSRNRYQFYIASVDSEMRRRRELEKDLREALARDQFTLVYQPQVSYRDLRVVGTEALIRWHHPEHGLVPPDLFIPLAEQNGTIIAIGEWVLDQACKQLREWHDQGFVDLRMAVNLSTVQLHHAELPRVVSNFLQMYRLPPRSLELEVTETGLMEDITTAAQHLLSLRRSGALIAIDDFGTGYSSLSYLKSLPLDKIKIDKSFVQDLLDDEDDATIVRAIIQLGKSLGMQVIAEGVETIEQEAYIIAEGCHEGQGYYYSKPLPARELGNYLKQAERINASII; encoded by the coding sequence TTGAAGCTGGAACTCAAGAACAGCTTGTCTGTGAAGTTGCTCCGGGTCGTGCTCCTTTCGGCATTGATCGTTGGCGTGGTCTTGAGCTGCGCCCAGATCGTTTTCGATGCCTACAAAACCAATCGGGCCGTCGCCGACGACGCCCAGCGCATCCTCGATATGTTCCGCGATCCTTCCACCCAGGCGGTCTACAGCCTCGACCGGGAAATGGGCATGCAGGTCATCGAAGGCCTGTTCCAGGATGAGGCCGTGCGCATGGCCTCCATCGGCCACCCCCACGAAACGATGCTCGCCGAGAAGACCCGGCCCCTCCAGCATTCCGAAAGCCGCTGGCTGACCGACCTGATACTGGGCCAGGAACGCACCTTCACCACGCAACTGGTGGGACGCGGGCCCTACAGTGAATATTACGGTGACCTGAGCATCACCCTCGACACCGCCACCTACGGCCAAGGCTTCATTGTCAGCTCGGTGATCATTTTCATTTCCGGAATGCTCCGGGCCCTGGCCATGGGTCTGGTGCTGTACCTGGTCTATCACTGGCTGCTGACCAAACCGTTGTCGCGGATCATCCAGCACCTGACCGAAATCAACCCCGATCGCCCCAGCGCGCACAAGATCCCGCAACTACGGGGCCACGAGCAGAACGAGCTCGGCCTGTGGATCAACACCGCGAACCAATTGCTCGAATCCATCGAGCGCAACACCCACTTGCGCCACGAAGCGGAAAACAGCCTGCTGCGCATGGCCCAGTACGACTTCCTCACCGGCCTGCCCAATCGCCAGCAGTTGCAACAACAACTGGACAAGATCCTGGTGGACGCCGGGCGCCTGCAACGTCGCGTGGCCGTGTTGTGTGTGGGACTGGACGACTTCAAGGGCATCAACGAACAGTTCAGCTATCAGACCGGCGACCAGTTGCTGCTGGCCTTGGCCGATCGGCTGCGTGCCCACAGCGGACGCCTCGGCGCCCTCGCGCGGCTGGGTGGCGACCAGTTCGCCCTGGTGCAAGCCGATATCGAGCAGCCTTACGAGGCCGCCGAGCTTGCCCAGAGCATCCTCGACGATCTGGAAGCGCCGTTCATCCTCGACGAGCAGGGAATCCGCCTGCGGGCCACCATCGGTATCACGCTGTTCCCCGAGGACGGCGATAGCACCGAGAAGCTCCTGCAAAAAGCCGAGCAGACCATGACCCTGGCCAAGACGCGCTCGCGCAATCGCTACCAGTTCTATATCGCCAGCGTCGACAGCGAAATGCGTCGCCGGCGTGAACTGGAAAAAGACCTGCGCGAGGCGTTGGCTCGCGACCAGTTCACCCTGGTCTACCAGCCGCAGGTCAGCTACCGCGACCTGCGGGTGGTCGGCACCGAAGCGCTGATCCGCTGGCATCACCCCGAGCACGGCCTCGTGCCGCCCGACCTGTTCATTCCCCTGGCGGAACAGAACGGCACGATCATCGCCATCGGCGAATGGGTGCTGGACCAGGCCTGCAAACAGTTGCGCGAATGGCATGACCAGGGTTTTGTCGACCTGCGCATGGCCGTCAACCTGTCGACGGTGCAACTGCACCACGCCGAACTGCCCAGGGTGGTAAGCAATTTCCTGCAGATGTATCGCTTGCCCCCGCGCAGCCTGGAGCTGGAGGTCACCGAGACCGGCCTGATGGAAGACATCACCACGGCCGCCCAGCATCTGTTGAGCCTGCGCCGTTCCGGCGCGCTGATCGCCATCGACGACTTCGGCACCGGCTATTCGTCCTTGAGTTACCTCAAGAGCCTGCCCCTGGACAAGATCAAGATCGACAAGAGTTTCGTCCAGGACCTGCTTGATGACGAAGACGATGCGACGATCGTTCGCGCCATCATCCAGCTCGGCAAGAGCCTGGGCATGCAGGTGATCGCCGAAGGCGTCGAAACGATCGAGCAGGAAGCCTACATCATTGCCGAGGGCTGCCATGAAGGTCAGGGCTACTACTACAGCAAACCGTTGCCGGCGCGGGAGCTGGGTAACTACCTGAAGCAAGCCGAGCGCATCAACGCCTCGATCATCTGA
- a CDS encoding imelysin family protein: MIRMPLATASLLAIAISLAGCGEGKDKAAAPQAPTPAASTAAPAAPAAAGKIDEAAGKAVVAHYADIVYAVYSDAESTAKTLQTAVDAFLAKPNADTLKAAKAAWVAARVPYLQSEVFRFGNTIIDDWEGQVNAWPLDEGLIDYVDKSYEHALGNPGATANIIANTEVQVGEDKVDVKDITPEKLASLNELGGSEANVATGYHAIEFLLWGQDLNGTGPGAGNRPASDYLEGAGATGGHNDRRRAYLKSVTQLLVNDLQEMVGNWKPNVADNYRATLEAEPAETGLRKMLFGMGSLSLGELAGERMKVSLEANSPEDEQDCFSDNTHYSHFYDAKGVRNVYLGEYTRVDGTKMTGASLSSLVAKADPAADTTLKAELADTEAKIQVMVDHANKGEHYDQLIAAGNTAGNQIVRDAIAALVKQTGSIEQAAGKLGISDLNPDNADHEF; the protein is encoded by the coding sequence ATGATTCGTATGCCTCTGGCTACCGCCAGTCTGTTGGCCATCGCTATTTCCCTCGCCGGTTGCGGCGAAGGCAAAGACAAGGCGGCCGCGCCGCAAGCGCCAACGCCGGCCGCCAGCACTGCGGCACCGGCTGCCCCCGCTGCCGCTGGCAAGATCGACGAAGCCGCTGGCAAGGCCGTTGTCGCGCACTACGCCGACATCGTCTACGCCGTCTACAGCGATGCCGAATCCACCGCGAAAACCCTGCAGACCGCTGTCGACGCCTTCCTCGCCAAGCCGAACGCCGATACCCTGAAAGCCGCCAAGGCTGCCTGGGTTGCCGCGCGCGTACCTTACCTGCAGAGCGAAGTGTTCCGCTTCGGCAACACCATCATCGACGACTGGGAAGGCCAGGTGAACGCCTGGCCCCTGGACGAAGGCCTGATCGACTACGTCGACAAATCCTACGAGCACGCCCTGGGTAACCCGGGCGCTACCGCCAACATCATCGCCAACACCGAAGTGCAGGTCGGCGAAGACAAGGTCGACGTCAAGGACATCACCCCGGAAAAACTCGCCAGCCTGAACGAGCTGGGTGGTTCCGAGGCCAACGTTGCCACCGGCTACCACGCCATCGAATTCCTGCTGTGGGGCCAGGACCTCAACGGCACCGGCCCGGGTGCCGGCAATCGTCCGGCTTCGGATTATCTGGAAGGCGCCGGCGCCACTGGCGGCCACAACGACCGTCGGCGTGCCTACCTCAAGTCCGTGACCCAGCTGCTGGTGAACGACTTGCAGGAAATGGTCGGCAACTGGAAACCGAACGTCGCCGACAACTACCGCGCCACGCTGGAAGCCGAACCGGCCGAAACCGGTCTGCGCAAGATGCTGTTCGGCATGGGCAGCCTGTCCCTGGGTGAACTGGCGGGCGAGCGCATGAAAGTCTCCCTGGAAGCCAACTCGCCAGAAGACGAACAGGATTGCTTCAGCGACAACACCCACTACTCGCATTTTTACGATGCCAAGGGTGTGCGTAACGTCTACCTGGGCGAGTACACCCGCGTCGACGGCACCAAGATGACCGGTGCCAGCCTGTCCTCCCTGGTGGCCAAGGCCGACCCGGCCGCCGATACCACGCTCAAGGCCGAGCTGGCCGACACCGAAGCCAAGATTCAGGTCATGGTCGATCACGCCAACAAGGGTGAGCACTACGACCAGCTGATCGCCGCCGGTAACACCGCGGGCAACCAGATCGTGCGCGACGCCATCGCCGCCCTGGTCAAGCAGACCGGCTCGATCGAACAGGCTGCGGGCAAGCTGGGTATCAGCGACCTGAACCCGGACAACGCTGATCACGAGTTCTGA
- a CDS encoding RNA polymerase sigma factor — protein MSAEAVKARVEQVYRQDSRRILATLIRLLGDFDLAEEALHEAFFVAVERWQRDGVPDNPRAWLVSAGRFKAIDSLRRRARFAASQPMLIAQLEELEQAEWSDEDVEDDRLRLIFTCCHPALAADAQVPLTLREVCDLSTEEIARAFLAAPAAIAQRIVRAKAKIRDAKIPYQVPSRTELPERLDSVLRVIYLVFNEGYSASMGAELTRDDLTREAIRLARLLLELLPEAEVMGLLALMLLHESRRPARMSMAGDLVLLDEQDRSLWDQAMIAEGCAMVEAALNTRRFGPYCLQAAIAAVHAEAPSAQETDWPQIVGLYDVLLRAVPSPVIELNRAAALAKRDGPQEGLRLVDGILGRGELLDYHLAHSARAEFCRQLGRVEEARAAYRRALELTQQLPERRFIEARLAGLD, from the coding sequence ATGTCGGCCGAAGCGGTCAAGGCACGGGTCGAGCAGGTTTATCGCCAGGATTCGCGGCGAATCCTGGCGACGCTGATTCGCCTGCTGGGAGATTTCGATCTCGCCGAGGAAGCCTTGCACGAGGCGTTCTTCGTCGCGGTCGAGCGCTGGCAGCGCGACGGCGTGCCGGACAATCCCCGGGCCTGGCTGGTGTCGGCCGGGCGTTTCAAGGCGATTGACAGCCTGCGTCGGCGGGCGCGCTTCGCGGCGTCCCAGCCGATGCTGATCGCGCAACTCGAAGAGCTTGAACAGGCCGAGTGGAGTGACGAGGACGTGGAAGACGACCGCCTGCGGCTGATTTTCACCTGCTGCCACCCGGCCCTGGCGGCTGATGCCCAGGTACCGTTGACGCTGCGGGAAGTCTGCGACCTGTCCACCGAGGAAATCGCTCGTGCGTTTCTTGCCGCGCCGGCAGCCATCGCCCAGCGCATCGTGCGGGCCAAGGCGAAGATTCGCGATGCGAAGATCCCCTATCAGGTGCCGTCCCGCACGGAGCTGCCTGAACGACTCGACAGTGTGCTGCGGGTGATCTACCTGGTGTTCAACGAGGGATATTCAGCCTCGATGGGGGCCGAGTTGACCCGCGATGACCTGACTCGCGAAGCCATACGCCTCGCACGCCTGCTGTTGGAGTTGCTGCCCGAAGCCGAAGTGATGGGCTTGCTGGCGTTGATGCTGCTGCACGAGTCGCGGCGGCCCGCGCGAATGTCGATGGCCGGCGATCTGGTCTTGCTCGATGAGCAGGACCGGTCGCTTTGGGACCAGGCAATGATTGCCGAAGGTTGCGCAATGGTCGAGGCCGCCCTCAACACCCGGCGGTTCGGACCGTATTGCCTGCAAGCCGCGATTGCTGCGGTGCACGCCGAAGCGCCGAGCGCCCAGGAAACCGATTGGCCGCAGATCGTCGGCCTCTACGATGTGCTGTTGCGCGCCGTGCCGTCGCCAGTGATCGAACTCAACCGCGCGGCCGCCCTGGCCAAGCGCGATGGGCCGCAGGAGGGGCTACGCCTGGTGGACGGGATACTCGGCAGGGGCGAGCTGCTTGACTATCACCTGGCCCATTCGGCCCGGGCGGAGTTCTGCCGGCAGTTGGGGCGGGTAGAGGAAGCGAGGGCCGCCTATCGACGGGCACTTGAATTGACGCAGCAACTGCCGGAGCGGCGGTTCATTGAAGCACGGCTTGCAGGATTGGACTGA
- a CDS encoding YciI family protein yields MKYLCLVYSNEQVLHDSPESPQDAECMAYAESVQGSGRMLAAEALESVQTATTVRMRGGKLSITDGPFAETKEQLAGFYLIDAKDLNEAIQVAGHIPAARVGCVEVRPVRQLNP; encoded by the coding sequence ATGAAGTATCTATGCCTGGTGTACAGCAATGAACAGGTCCTGCATGACTCGCCCGAGAGCCCGCAGGACGCCGAATGCATGGCTTACGCCGAATCGGTCCAGGGCAGCGGCCGCATGCTCGCCGCCGAAGCCCTGGAGTCGGTGCAGACCGCCACCACGGTGCGTATGCGCGGCGGCAAACTGTCGATTACCGACGGCCCGTTCGCTGAAACCAAGGAGCAACTGGCGGGCTTCTACCTGATCGACGCCAAGGACTTGAACGAAGCCATCCAGGTCGCCGGGCACATCCCGGCGGCCCGGGTCGGCTGCGTCGAAGTCCGGCCGGTACGTCAGTTGAATCCCTGA
- a CDS encoding SgcJ/EcaC family oxidoreductase, which yields MNTETEIQALIDTYRQAVMAKDVEKVMALYDDDIVSFDAIQALQFKGKTAYRAHWEACMEMCPGPHKFDFHQVQITPAENIAFAHWLAYCGGTNDKGEEQACWMRVTACYKRAAGQWKIVHEHWSAPFDPMAGTAIFDLQP from the coding sequence ATGAATACCGAAACCGAAATCCAAGCGTTGATCGACACCTATCGCCAGGCCGTCATGGCCAAGGATGTGGAAAAAGTCATGGCGCTCTATGACGACGATATCGTCTCGTTCGATGCCATCCAGGCCCTGCAATTCAAAGGCAAGACCGCCTACCGCGCGCACTGGGAAGCCTGCATGGAAATGTGCCCTGGCCCGCACAAGTTCGATTTCCATCAGGTCCAGATCACCCCGGCGGAAAACATTGCGTTCGCCCATTGGCTGGCCTATTGCGGCGGTACCAACGACAAAGGCGAGGAACAGGCCTGCTGGATGCGCGTGACCGCCTGCTACAAGCGTGCGGCCGGACAGTGGAAGATCGTGCATGAGCACTGGTCGGCACCGTTCGATCCGATGGCGGGCACGGCGATATTCGACTTGCAGCCCTGA
- a CDS encoding N-acetyltransferase produces MTAQLVPYEDLTALQRQQVEAIEIHPEQIRFSGDIHGALHTLLSRPAPGVKGFALLADEVPIAFLLLKRPPVLPAWASEHSATLHALQVDRRAQGKGYGKACLQALPTVARAAWPEIKGLELSVDADNDAAISLYTRLGWVDSGEAYKGRIGYERRMGLVF; encoded by the coding sequence GTGACTGCTCAGCTCGTACCCTATGAAGACCTGACCGCGCTGCAACGGCAACAGGTCGAAGCCATCGAAATCCACCCCGAACAGATCAGGTTTTCCGGCGATATCCATGGTGCGCTGCATACGCTGCTGTCCAGGCCCGCCCCTGGGGTAAAGGGTTTTGCGCTGCTGGCTGACGAAGTGCCCATCGCGTTCCTGCTGCTCAAGCGGCCACCCGTACTGCCCGCCTGGGCCAGCGAACACAGCGCCACCCTGCACGCCTTGCAGGTCGACCGCCGCGCCCAGGGCAAAGGCTACGGCAAGGCCTGCCTGCAAGCGCTACCCACCGTCGCCCGAGCGGCATGGCCGGAAATAAAGGGGCTTGAGCTTTCGGTGGATGCAGACAACGACGCGGCCATCAGCCTGTACACGCGCCTGGGCTGGGTCGACAGCGGCGAGGCCTACAAGGGCCGTATCGGTTATGAACGGAGGATGGGGTTGGTGTTTTAG
- a CDS encoding MATE family efflux transporter, whose translation MEVTRTAIFLTASRLGDLTAPLLYLSFAGHYIVNSLGHASLAWAYISFLTVVGIGLFSIMLTADAGSANLNADETEAHLIISLRLAYLLGISIAIGLVLYVYISPSDRSNSEQAHALLTLSLSLPASYLQIVIFNFFTTVKKTEYELIYIWTLNTIFCLTCIILITTNADIDLIKFTLIYSNLKWLFAGAALVLFNKEIHKYIPEFQHSRHIPIRKYSQYLISGLPLALCIGGESLLFFLLSLISNSLDHFSLSAYQASLNFLRFVYMIAIGMGNAIGIACARHHIQKDLDSLRATYTHGLKLGLFTIAPVLLACYFLNDYISIIYTSHIETRKLIEKNILISIPFLAFEYIYVITRMTLRGMGDFWIPTLLTVSSLNIVGIICAIGLLSFYDDSVHSIFLALVICSLLLMLLLTWRLTYKFHHYPHRQIKRRPTSKISDTFAS comes from the coding sequence ATGGAAGTCACCCGAACTGCCATTTTTTTAACAGCATCAAGGCTAGGCGACCTGACGGCCCCACTTCTCTATCTATCCTTTGCTGGCCACTACATAGTTAACTCTCTTGGCCATGCATCACTCGCATGGGCCTATATTTCTTTCCTGACCGTAGTTGGAATTGGACTTTTCTCAATAATGCTAACTGCGGACGCCGGATCCGCAAACCTTAACGCAGATGAGACCGAGGCGCACCTAATAATTTCTCTAAGACTCGCATATCTACTCGGCATATCGATCGCGATTGGATTAGTGCTTTACGTCTATATCTCCCCCTCCGACAGAAGCAACTCAGAACAAGCCCACGCCCTTCTAACACTCTCTCTTTCATTACCTGCCTCATATCTGCAGATTGTTATTTTCAATTTTTTCACAACCGTTAAAAAAACAGAATACGAACTCATTTACATCTGGACTTTAAACACTATCTTTTGTCTAACCTGTATCATTTTAATAACGACCAATGCAGACATAGACTTAATAAAATTCACGCTAATCTATTCCAACCTAAAATGGCTTTTTGCTGGCGCAGCCCTCGTACTTTTCAATAAAGAAATTCACAAATATATTCCTGAATTCCAGCACTCAAGACATATACCCATAAGAAAATATAGCCAATATCTGATAAGTGGGCTACCACTAGCATTGTGCATCGGAGGAGAAAGCTTATTATTTTTTCTGCTCTCCCTCATATCGAACAGCCTCGATCACTTCAGCCTTTCAGCGTACCAAGCCTCGCTTAACTTTCTCCGCTTTGTATATATGATCGCAATTGGAATGGGAAACGCGATAGGAATCGCATGCGCTCGACACCACATCCAAAAAGACCTCGACTCTTTGCGCGCAACCTATACTCATGGACTTAAGCTTGGATTATTTACAATTGCCCCCGTACTGCTGGCCTGTTACTTTCTAAACGACTATATCTCTATAATTTACACCTCACACATAGAAACCAGAAAACTTATTGAAAAAAACATTCTGATCTCCATCCCCTTTCTAGCATTCGAATATATTTACGTGATCACCCGAATGACTTTGAGAGGCATGGGTGACTTTTGGATCCCAACATTACTAACCGTGTCGTCGCTAAACATCGTCGGCATTATCTGTGCTATTGGCCTGTTGTCTTTTTATGACGACAGCGTCCACTCTATATTTTTAGCCTTGGTCATTTGCTCATTGCTCTTGATGCTGCTTTTAACTTGGCGTCTGACGTACAAATTTCACCACTACCCTCACCGGCAGATAAAGCGACGCCCAACCTCCAAAATCTCTGATACGTTTGCGAGTTAA